One Pagrus major chromosome 11, Pma_NU_1.0 genomic region harbors:
- the LOC141005392 gene encoding synapse-associated protein 1-like, translated as MFKNWGTWLGGENENGQVKQEGESVVGEDQNQDINKQACAAEGDAQPTQLLQKAKGFSGYIYNFASSASKKLSESVVETAQTLKKTVEEGKINGIIDKTILGDFQKEQERFVQENKARKPGAAVPPWVGYNGEETIQQQILALSADKRNFLRDPPAGVQFQFDCEQMYPVAMVMLEEDELLRKMRFHLVPKQVKEEVFWKNYFYRVSLIKQSAQLTALAAQQAAERRDVEKTGTGPEGVHQKDVVKQKTPPAIRSTKPKTSEDEEEISTSPPVSEFVSDAFDSCKINEDDLRKEMEQLVLDKKREDPNAHQEETPDWERELQEELQEYDVLDDNENRDDNWDKEIEDMLKEDS; from the exons ATGTTTAAGAACTGGGGCACCTGGCTTGGAGGAGAAAACGAAAATGGCCAAGTTAAACAGGAAGGCGAGTCTGTTGTTGGTGAAGACCAGAATCAAGACATAAACAAACAGGCCTGTGCTGCTGAGGGAGATGCTCAACCGACTCAACTGCTTCAAAAAGCTAAGGGCTTCAGTG GTTACATTTATAATTTCGCCAGCAGCGCCTCGAAGAAACTGTCCGAGTCCGTCGTTGAAACAGCACAAACCCTAAAGAAAACTGTGGAGGAGGGCAAGATAAACGGAATTATTGATAAG ACCATTTTGGGTGATTTccagaaagaacaagaaaggtTTGTTCAGGAGAACAAAGCGAGAAAGCCTG GTGCTGCTGTGCCACCATGGGTTGGTTATAACGGAGAGGAGACCATACAGCAACAGATTTTAGCTCTCTCAGCT GACAAGAGAAATTTTTTGCGAGATCCTCCTGCTGGGGTGCAATTTCAATTTGACTGCGAGCAAATGTATCCAGTCGCCATGGTGATGTTGGAGGAAGATGAGCTCCTTCGGAAGATGCGCTTCCATCTGGTCCCCAAACA GGTGAAAGAAGAAGTTTTCTGGAAGAATTACTTCTACCGCGTGTCCTTAATAAAACAGTCGGCTCAGCTCACAGCTCTGGCAGCACAGCAGGCTGCTGAGCGGAGAGACGTGGAGAAAACTGGCACCGGTCCTGAGGGTGTTCACCAAAAGG ATGTAGTGAAACAGAAAACTCCCCCAGCCATCCGCAGCACCAAACCAAAGACAAGCGAG gatgaggaggagatcTCCACCAGCCCGCCTGTGTCTGAATTTGTGAGTGATGCTTTTGACTCATGCAAGATAAATGAGGACGACCTACGCAAAGAAATGGAACAGCTGGTGCTGGACAAGAAGAGGGAAGATCCCAACGCACACCAGG aggaGACTCCTGACTGGGAGagggagctgcaggaggaacTTCAGGAATACGACGTGTTGGATGATAATGAGAACCGCGATGACAACTGGGACAAGGAGATTGAAGATATGCTAAAGGAGGACAGTTAG
- the LOC141005024 gene encoding AP-1 complex subunit sigma-2-like, producing the protein MQFMLLFSRQGKLRLQKWYVPLSDKEKKKITRELVQTVLARKPKMCSFLEWRDLKIVYKRYASLYFCCAIEDQDNELITLEIIHRYVELLDKYFGSVCELDIIFNFEKAYFILDEFLLGGEAQETSKKNVLKAIEQADLLQEPRHEYFTVPVY; encoded by the exons ATGCAGTTCATGCTCCTATTCAGTCGACAAGGCAAGCTCAGGCTCCAGAAGTGGTACGTGCCTTTGTCTgataaggagaaaaagaagatcACCAGAGAATTGGTGCAGACGGTCCTGGCTCGAAAGCCCAAAATGTGCAGCTTTCTGGAGTGGAGAGACCTCAAGATTGTGTATAAGAG ATATGCCAGCCTTTACTTCTGCTGTGCCATAGAGGACCAGGACAACGAGCTCATCACACTGGAGATCATCCACAGATATGTGGAGCTGCTGGACAAATACTTTGGCAGC GTTTGTGAGCTGGACATTATTTTCAACTTTGAGAAGGCTTACTTCATCCTGGATGAGTTCCTGCTGGGTGGGGAAGCTCAGGAGACGTCCAAAAAGAACGTTTTGAAGGCCATTGAGCAGGCTGACTTGCTACAGGAG CCCCGTCATGAGTACTTTACTGTGCCTGTGTACTGA